TTTAGAAGTGAGACTGTTAAAATTAATTACATTAAATTGCAATATAAATTTAGACACTTTAAGCAAAGTGCAGAGGGGTACTATACTAGTGGTAATTACATTGGTGATGTTAATAATAATATACTACCATTTTCTAATGCGTATTTACTAGCGTCAAACGAGATAATTAAACTTATTAATCACTTTATATTAACTGGTGTTGTATCTATACACAGTGCTGGACAAAACTTTAAAAAATTATTACCTGAGATGTATGGAATTCTTAATATGCCACATCAAATAGAGGTTGAAGTGACAAATGGTAATAAAGATAAAATGGATAAAATATTTGAAAAAATTGAGGAAGGACTTGCAAAGCTTGAACTAGGGGATGAGTTTACAACTCCCATGATGGTAATAGTAGATCAAGCAACTAGTCTAAAGCTCTCAAAACCCTACGAGCCTAATGGACTACCCTCAACATCCGAGAAAACATGGGAAGACGTTGTAAGGAGTACAATACAAGCTGTTAATAATAGACAGCCTGTTTATATTGAAACTTCTAATATGCTCTCACACCAGATACTCATTTATCCACTAAACCCCGAGCTCATTAAATTCAAACCAAGTAAATATATGTTACCAATGCCTAATGAACAAGTCGATCGCGACTCAACAGATATAGCACATAGTTATATTGATTTTGTACTAGGTGGTATGATTGCTACACAAAAGACAATCCTTAAGGTAACAATTAAACAGCAGTAATACTTGTGATTAGTACTGTATACTTTTAAATAGTACTATTGTAATATAGTCGCAATAGTGGTAATAATGATAAATAGTGCTAATACTTATATAAGTAATAGTAATAGCAATATGGATAATGAGGATAATTTGGCAGAGATTAAGACAATATACACAAAAATACTAGCTCTCTTGTCAATAAAACAAGAAGAGGTAACTTTTGAAAACTTCCTACTGCACTCTGAACTACTTGAAGCTACTCTAATAAACAGGGGTGTTGATATTAGCTTGTTAAGTTATGCTAATATTTTTCTACTAACATATTACTTTATAGGTTGTGAACTTAAGAAACGCGGTATTTTAACAGAGTTTGAATTTGATAGGATTAAAAAACAAAAGTTTAATGAACTTGAGATTGACTATCACCCACCACCATCACCAACTGCTGTTAATGAAGAACACAAGAAAAACTTTTGTGATCTTTTTGATAAATTAGTAGATCAAAGCAAAAAACAAACAAAAACGCCTTCTTGTATAGGGGTAGTAAGATGAGCTCTATAAGACAAACATTTTCTTCTATGTCTAATAGAATGATATCATTATTTCAAAATGATGAACAGTTAAGATTTTATAAAGGTATGTACAAATACAATGTAGAGACCGCCATGCATGATTTAATTTTTAGTAAATTAAGTTACATGGCATTTATTGGTGTGCTCTTTAGCATTACTAGTGATGCTTTAGAAAATATATATGACTCTAATTTAAAAGACTCTGGAAGTTATGCTAAACTCTATACCGCATCCACACTTGATTTTCAAATTAAAGATCGCATATCAACAGATGACACAGACTACTACGAAATAGTTAAAATTGATACAAGTATTGGATATACAACATTAATACTTAAGGTACTATCATGGACATAAATATTGAAGTTGAGATTGGATGGTTTGCAGGACGCGGTCGTATTGCTCGGATGCATGATACTGGAGGCGGAAAGCTACCAAAGAGGGCTCACTTAACACTTGTAGCTGATAGTCTAAAGTTTAGGGAATATATTGATAATGATTATATAAGAAAAGCATTATCAAATAATATTAAAGACGGTATGTCTAAAATAGGGGAGGCATTTATTACTTATTATCAAAATTATGTCTTATCTGGTAATATAACGCCCGACCTTAAAGCTTAAAACTATTGCAAGTAAAAAACGCAAGGGAAGTAAATCACCACAAACACCACTCCTTGATACAGGAGAGATGATATCAACTATCAAGTATAGGGTAAATACATGATAGTAATTCCTAAAGATATACAAAAATATTTAATTTCTTTCCTTAATGGTTTTGCTACATATGTAGGTGAGAATAGACTAAATTTAGAAGTTATAAATTCCTACAATCATCCTTATATTAATAAATACACTTGCAAGACATCAAATTTAATGGTCTAGAGAATGCGTTTTATAAACTTCGATCTGGAAGTTTTTATGAAAATGTTAATGAATTTAATTTAAATTTTGCTATATTCTTTATATCCTTAGTTACCACACAAGATCCAGACGCGCCTCATCGTCCGCTACAACTTTATTCTTTATTAAGTTCTTATCTTTATGCAAACAAATATGGATTAACAGTAGATTGCGATGACGAGGCTTATCAAGCTCGTATTGAGTATTACCTATATCCTACAAGTGGTATGCAACATAATGGTTTAATTGCTATTAATACCAATATTAGCAATAATGCCTATGCAAGCAGTATGACATTTAAAGCAAGTATTAAAGTACAAGAGTTTTTAAATGAAGAATATTTAAATGATTTAAATCACAAGAATATACAAGGGAATGAAGAATATTTAAATGATTTAAAGCACAAGAATATACAAGAGAGGGACTAGAGTATGCCAATGGATACAGTTAATGTCAATCTTATAACCAGTAGACTAGATATTACCAAAGTACAATACTACAACCCTTTACTAGTTTATAAAACTACAACTTTAAAGATTGATGATCAAGTTAACAACATTAAGATACTACCACTTAATGTTAATAACTATACCAAGAGTATAGAAGCACTTGAAAAAGCAAATGGTAATGACCTAGAGGCCGAGAAGGCTTATTTAAATACGGCTTTAGGGGCTTTTTTTGGTGAAGATGCATTAAGGGCTTGCACACTTTTACTTTATAAAGATAAGCCGGAGTCAATTAAGGAATATCTTAAAGCTAGCAGGCACAGTTTTGTTGTCTTAATTAATCCTTATAAAAAAGAGAGTCCTACAGACGATGGACTTAGTATTTATAAAGATGATTATCCTAAATTCAAGAGCCCTAATACCTTTTTTGTATTCTCTACTAAAGAAACCGAACTAAAAGAATTATTTAAAGATAAAGGCTCAACAGAGGGTAAAGGTAATATTGTCATTTATAGCAACGGTGGTGATAACCTGTATTTAAAATTTATAAGTCAATACCTCAATCAAGCTAGTATATTTCATTCCGTAAATCCGTACGGTATTAAGCTTAAAGCCACACCACTCCTTGATGATGCTACAATCAAGAAATTACGAGATGCTCGTATTAATTTCTATGCACTTCTTAATGAGACTGGACTTGACGGTGTTCCTTCTTTTAAGGAGGGCGTTGACCTTGCTGGTACTCCTATAGATGAACTTGCAACATTAAGTTACATCAAAAATGAAACCATAGTGGAGCTCATTCGTGTTTGGAACAAACATAATAGACAAAATAGTAAATTAAGTGCATTAAGTCTAAGTGGTATTCGTGAGAATGCATACACTGCGTCACTTGAGTGTTTATTTAATAGATTTAAATCTTCTGGTTTGATTGTAGACTATAGTTCTATTAGATTAAAACTAAAGCCATCTCCTCAACTACAGCTTGATCTAAATATCACTATTACATATAACTATAGCATTAATGCTGTTGTATTAAATATTACAACAGAAGACATAAAAGACTATCAAAATAGTCTAGCGCAAGACAGGAGTGCTTAAGGATGCAAGATAGGAGTGCTTGAGGATGAATTTATATAACTTAACGGAAGTTTATTTTTCAATATTAGGTCATCAACTGCATAGTGGAAAGATCGAATTTAGTAGTGAGCCTAGTACTAGAGCCGTTGTTTCGGCTGAAGACAAGGGTACACCTGTTATAAGCTTTAGAGACCCTAAAACTGTTACTTATATTTTCAACATTGAGGTAACACTTGGTAGTCATGATTATATTTTGTTAACAGAATTATCGGATGAACAATTTGATAATGTTACTGTTAGTAAAAATGAAAAAATTGGGGATTTAGTTTTCAATGATCATATTGCAACAAAAATTATTTCAAACCATGCAGTGTTTACAGAGGCTCCATCTAGAAACTACTCTGCAGAGGCTGATAAGGTAACTTTTGAAATACGAGCAATTAATTGTAGGCGTAGTAAACCTAATACTTAATTAGGAGAGTAAATGCGGTATAAAACATTTAACTAAATAGGGTATTTAATATGAAATACAAAATGAAAATATTAACTAAAACTAAAGTTTATGAGTACAAAGTTAAAGCTATTCCAGTATATGAGTGGGATAG
This is a stretch of genomic DNA from Candidatus Borreliella tachyglossi. It encodes these proteins:
- a CDS encoding DUF787 family protein, encoding MPMDTVNVNLITSRLDITKVQYYNPLLVYKTTTLKIDDQVNNIKILPLNVNNYTKSIEALEKANGNDLEAEKAYLNTALGAFFGEDALRACTLLLYKDKPESIKEYLKASRHSFVVLINPYKKESPTDDGLSIYKDDYPKFKSPNTFFVFSTKETELKELFKDKGSTEGKGNIVIYSNGGDNLYLKFISQYLNQASIFHSVNPYGIKLKATPLLDDATIKKLRDARINFYALLNETGLDGVPSFKEGVDLAGTPIDELATLSYIKNETIVELIRVWNKHNRQNSKLSALSLSGIRENAYTASLECLFNRFKSSGLIVDYSSIRLKLKPSPQLQLDLNITITYNYSINAVVLNITTEDIKDYQNSLAQDRSA
- a CDS encoding DUF1506 family protein, whose protein sequence is MSSIRQTFSSMSNRMISLFQNDEQLRFYKGMYKYNVETAMHDLIFSKLSYMAFIGVLFSITSDALENIYDSNLKDSGSYAKLYTASTLDFQIKDRISTDDTDYYEIVKIDTSIGYTTLILKVLSWT
- a CDS encoding DUF3890 domain-containing protein, with product MINSANTYISNSNSNMDNEDNLAEIKTIYTKILALLSIKQEEVTFENFLLHSELLEATLINRGVDISLLSYANIFLLTYYFIGCELKKRGILTEFEFDRIKKQKFNELEIDYHPPPSPTAVNEEHKKNFCDLFDKLVDQSKKQTKTPSCIGVVR
- a CDS encoding DUF1463 family protein, which encodes MNLYNLTEVYFSILGHQLHSGKIEFSSEPSTRAVVSAEDKGTPVISFRDPKTVTYIFNIEVTLGSHDYILLTELSDEQFDNVTVSKNEKIGDLVFNDHIATKIISNHAVFTEAPSRNYSAEADKVTFEIRAINCRRSKPNT